Proteins found in one Planococcus citri chromosome 2, ihPlaCitr1.1, whole genome shotgun sequence genomic segment:
- the LOC135834066 gene encoding anaphase-promoting complex subunit 5-like, translating into MDNSNKITTIDSDTSSFSDHSHIIDKEGSSEDENAPFSVIDEGIGTQNVTPPFDYEKLRDNTNDKVYQVFKKTWKWNEAIHSEVRANHVEFKNETSKNAKLISETKNDMDHLKNKISEVKISSDVNNQMSNAKYAELSSKLEDTQNNINDANNNIFENKMDIKTISDSLRKVENDAKIRDEGCDQLVNDLNIVKQAIRQPLHTKTAKAKSLAIDAEFDDYFAETNAVEKHKIFAFKGVIATKDRKEFLETVRNVNNYRELKQKFLDFYWDRHAQNEAMKFCRYDFVVTENAKDMANQMTRWARSLKHHRHGNDEEIIEILIGKAPEQYQWILSEEGQTLDQFLTKLNKVSRMQRDPDNEVPIIFRRNQKRFDDYTGRTPSKPRFTSTQALGNDQLQSLLEIIAKKLKPTATNSNYNRGNYQNNNSGTPKPNYERNNNPTTTNSNYNRGTYQNNNNNATHQLNKNSTNYMPKDKSDPKSPTQNTSQPPKNTSNSNSTNYPKPFDVDKGGNLVMKRFNPKTPSTIPLPVKTVQIDEEDDDDVIIQTPLDDSTDLTAVCNMLNTLFENTDEIDSQQITAAVQMLTTKVSDSNTEEEASSGNESH; encoded by the exons ATGGACAATTCAAATAAAATCACTACTATTGATTCGGACACTTCGTCTTTTAGTGACCATTCTCACATCATAGACAAAGAGGGTTCATCCGAAGATGAAAATGCTCCTTTCTCCGTGATTGATGAGGGAATTGGTACTCAAAATGTGACTCCACCAttcgattatgaaaaattgcGTGATAATACTAACGATAAAGTTTACCAAGTTTTTAAGAAAACTTGGAAATGGAACGAAGCCATTCACAGTGAAGTTCGCGCGAATCATGTcgagtttaaaaatgaaacttctaaAAACGCTAAATTGATTTCGGAAACTAAAAATGACATGGATCATctaaagaataaaatttcggaagtaaaaatttcaagtgacgTGAATAATCAAATGTCCAACGCGAAATACGCCGAATTATCGAGTAAATTGGAAGATACCCAAAATAATATCAATGATGCGAATAAtaacattttcgaaaataaaatggacATTAAAACAATTTCGGATTCGCTTCGTAAAGTCGAAAATGACGCTAAAATTCGCGATGAAGGTTGCGACCAATTGGTGAATGATTTAAACATCGTAAAACAGGCAATTCGTCAGCCACTACATACGAAAACCGCGAAAGCTAAATCGTTAGCTATTGACGCAG AATTCGATGACTACTTTGCTGAGACAAATGCCGTcgaaaagcacaaaattttcgCGTTTAAAGGCGTAATTGCCACTAAAGATCgtaaagaatttttggaaaccgTTCGCAACGTAAACAACTATCGTGAATTAAAACAAAAGTTCCTTGATTTCTACTGGGATCGTCATGCCCAAAACGAAGCCATGAAATTCTGCCGATATGACTTTGTTGTTACTGAAAACGCAAAAGACATGGCGAATCAAATGACTCGTTGGGCTAGATCACTGAAACATCATCGCCACGGCAATGATGaagaaatcattgaaattttgattggaaaaGCACCCGAGCAATATCAATGGATATTGTCCGAAGAAGGTCAAACTTTGGACCAGTTTTTGACGAAATTGAATAAAGTATCTCGTATGCAACGCGATCCGGACAACGAAGTTCCTATTATTTTTCGTAGGAACCAAAAACGTTTCGATGATTATACCGGTAGAACTCCTTCAAAACCGCGCTTCACTTCCACGCAAGCACTGGGTAACGACCAGTTGCAGTCTTTACTCGAAATCATTGCTAAGAAACTTAAGCCAACCGCGACCAATTCGAACTACAATCGCGGTAATTATCAAAACAACAATTCTGGCACACCAAAACCGAATTACGAACGTAATAATAATCCGACCACCACGAATTCGAATTACAACCGCGGTACTTAtcagaataataataataatgctactcatcaattgaataaaaattctacaaattatATGCCGAAAGACAAGTCTGATCCGAAATCACCTACTCAAAATACGTCTCAACCACCCAAAAATACGTCGAACTCCAACTCGACTAATTATCCAAAACCTTTTGACGTCGACAAAGGAGGTAACCTCGTTATGAAACGATTTAATCCAAAAACTCCATCAACCATCCCACTTCCtgtcaaaactgttcaaattgaCGAAGAAGACGATGACGACGTGATTATTCAAACCCCTTTGGACGATTCTACTGATTTGACTGCTGTTTGCAATATGCTAAacactctttttgaaaataccgaCGAAATTGATTCTCAACAAATTACAGCCGCGGTTCAAATGCTTACGACGAAAGTTTCAGATTCCAACACTGAAGAAGAAGCGTCTTCGGGAAACGAGAGTCACTAG